AATTTAGCAGGTGGTCGTTGGGTTACTATTCAGGGGATAAATTACAAACCAGAATTAAAAGATATTAAGGGGTACGTAATTACAAATGATCGTAAACAGATTAGCAAATTTGAAAGCTCTAGCGAACTTTTAAATAAAATTTACAAAATTAATTTAGACACTTATATCGCAAATACTATTGATGGTATTTTGGTAGATTGTCCGCATCGTGAAAGACGTGGTTGGGGAGAAGTTACCGTAGCAGCTATGTACGGTGATGCTTTACCTAATTTTGAAAGCGGTGCTTATATGGAGCAATACGCACAGTTTATGCAAGATGCCCAAGCAGATAATGGTAAAATGAGAGCCGTAATTAATGGTGATGATTTTAACTTTTTAATGTGGATGGCAAACAGCCCAATTACCATTTGGGAAACGTATAGAATGTTGGGCGATAAAAAATTACTTAACAACCATTATCCAGCATTAAAAAAATGGATGAATTGGCTATACGAACATTCAAATTACAACACAGGCGGAGCGTTAAAAATAGGGAAGCAAGGTTCTATGGCTTTTCCTGGTTTAGGAGATTGGTGTACACCAAGAGGTAATTTCTGGACTTCAAGTAATTCGCCAGAATCAGCTCATTTTAACAATTGTGTGTACGCTTTTATGTTAGATGCAGCAAAAAATATTGCCGAAGCATTAGATAAAGATGAAGATGAAAAAGTTTTTGCAAGCCGTTTAGAGGTGCAACGTAAGGCTACTCATAAAGAACTTTACAATCCTGAAACAGGCAAATATGGCGAAGGTCATCAAGTAAATCAGGCTTTTGCATTAATTGCAGGTATTACGCCAGAATCAGAAAAACAAAAGGTATATGATAATTTGGTAGACCAAGTATTGTATAAATTTCCATATTATGATACAGGTAGTTCTGGTCAGGCACTTTACACGCGTTATTTTACCGAGTACGGCGAACGTATGGATTTAATTTACGAACTACTTCAAGATAAACGTCACCCAAGTTATGGGTACTTTATTGAGCAAGGAAAAACGGTATGGCCAGAGCGATGGTCTGCGGTAGGTGGCAGTCAAATACACACGTGTTACACAGGTATTGGTGGTTATTTTATCAAAGGTTTTGGAGGTATAAGACCCGATTCTGAAACATTTGGAATGAAACGTTTTATTGTAAAACCTGCTCCGGTAGGCGATTTAACGTACGCTAACACAGCTTACACATCAATGTATGGCGATATTGCTGTAAATTGGAAAAAAACGGATAATTCAGCAGTTTTTCAAGTTGAAGTTCCTGTAAATACATCAGCTAAAATATACATTCCGGCTACTTCAAGTCAAGATGTTTTAGAAGGTAATGTTATTGCAGAAGATGTTGATGGAATTAATTATATAGGCACAGAAAAAAGTGATGCCGTTGGAAATTATGTTATTTATGAAGTTAGTTCTGGTGTGTACAATTTTAACGTGACGCAACTTCCAAAAACAACCTATCCAGAGCCCTTAAATCAACAAGAAAATTTAGCTTTAATAGCACGAATGAATGCGTCTTCAATGACTATTAAATCTGATAAATTACCAGTTTTTGAAGCTTTTAGAGCGAATGATGAAAATACTGAAACGCATTGGAAAGCAAGTGGTTTAGAAAAGGAATGGTTAGAGATAGAATGGGTGAAGCCTGTAACTTTCAATACTATTGTACTTAAAGAAATAGACAAGCATATCACCAATTATAAAATTCAATATTTAAAAGAAAACCAATGGGTAGATCTTGCTAACGGAACTTCTATTGGAGATCTTAAAACATTCAATTTTGAAACGGTTACATCTAAAAAATGTAGATTATTTATCACTAGCGCTAAAAATAAACCTAGCGTTTCAGAATTTGAAGTGTATCAAAAATAAATGGAGTTTGTTCATCAGGTTTACTTTTTTATGAATGCTAAAAGACTATAAATATAGAAATATGAAAATACCATCGAAAAGTTACAATATCATTATTTTAGGGTTTTTACTATTCTTTAGTTCTTTAGTTTTTGCACTAGATGTAAAAGATTTAAAGTGCAATTCTAAAATAAATCCAACAGGTATTGTTAATGCAATGCCTCAATTTAGTTGGACATTTGTTGGAGATGAAAAAAGCTCAAAACAAGGTGGCTATCGTATTTGTATGGCAACTTCTATAGAAAAACTTAAATACCCAGATGTTTGGGATACTGGACCAACAAGCACATCAGAAACAGGGCCTTTTAAATATTCAGGAGCGCCTTTAAAATCAGGACAACGTATTTACTGGAAAGTAATTGTTTGGGGCAACAATCGTGGAGCAAAGCATAGCGAACCTGCGTGGTTTGAGATGGGAGATATTGTAAACCCAGAAACTCCTTTTCAGCCTTATGTGTTTCCAAAAACAAAAGGTGTTGTTCAAATAAAGTTAAACGGAAATGATAAAGGACGAACTTTTGAAGGTATTGGAGGTGTAAGTGCAGGAGCTTCAACCGATTTGTTGTACGACTATGAAGACCCAATAAAAAGTCAAATTTTAGATGTATTATTTAAACCTAAATTTGGTGCTGGTTTTCAGCATTTAAAAGTAGAAATGGGAGGTGGAGAAAACTCAACTTGCGGATCAGAACCATCGCATGCCATTACACGAGAAGAGTTAAAAAACCCAGTATCAAGAGGGTATGAATTTTGGTTGATGAAAGAAGCCAAAAATAGAAACCCAAATGTTATTTTAGAATACCTGCCTTGGAGTTTTCCTGCATATTTAAAACCAAATATTTTTACTGAGGAATCTGCCGAGTATTTTGTTTCATTTTTAGATGTAGCTAAAAATCAATGGGACATGAACATTGATTGGGTTGCTGCTGCAGAAAATGAAAATGGCACTAATCGCGATTGGCTTGTAAATCAAGTACGCCCTTTATTAGATGCTAGAGGTTACAAAAATGTAAAAATTCAAGGACCGGATGACAATAGTGGCGATTGGAAAATATTTAACGAATTTGAAAAAGATAAAGTCTTTGACAATGTGGTAGAAGCGGTCGGTTACCATTATGTAACTGGTAGAGAATTTAACGAAAATATGGTGGATGGTAGAGGTCGTCCAACAACCGAAAAAGCTAAAAATAGTGGCAAACCGTTATGGGCTAGTGAAGATTGGAGCTGGACAGGTAAAGATTGGGGTGGTGCAGGAGCATTAAATTTAGCACGTATGTATAACAAATTTTACATACGAGACCGAATTACCAAAACACTAATTTGGGCACCTATAGGGTCTATTTATAAATCAGTAACTTGGGATAAAGCAGGTGCTATGAAAGCGAATAGTCCTTGGAGTGGGTATTATGAAGTATGGCCAACTATATGGGCTACAGCACATACTACGCAATTTACAGAGCCTGAAAATTGGCACTATTTAAATAGTGCTTGTGGTCTTTTTGATGGAGGAACTTATAAAGGTAGTAGTGTTGCCTTAAAGGAAAAAAATGGGCCAAATTGGAGTATGATTATTTGTACAGAAAATCAAGAAGATATAGAAGTAATAATAGAAGAAGGTCTTTCGTTAGGTATTGTTAGTGTTTGGAAATCAGATGAAAATGAGCAGTTTATAAAGCAAGAATCTGTAGTGCCAAAAAACGGTGTGCTTAGGCTTTCATTAGATCCAAAATCTATTTATTCATTAACCACTACCACAGGGCAACAAAAAGGAACTTATGAAATTCCAGAAGAAGCAGCATTTCCTTTTCCTTATAAAGAAAATTATGAAGGTAGAAAAGCAGGAGATCTTCCTAAATACCATTCAGACCAAACAGGAAGTTTTGAAATCGCTTTAAAAGAAGATGGATCTCAATGTTTAAAACAAATTATACCCGAACAGGGATACGATTGGATGCGTGTGTATAGACGTTCTAATATAAAACCAAATACATTGGTGGGCGATGTAAACTGGGAAAATTACACCTGTAAGGTTGATGTGTTTATAGAAGGTGGCAATGTAGAATTAGGAGGACGTGTTAAAGGAAGTTACCTAAAGGGATACCGTTTTCAAGTAACAAAAAATGGGAATTGGAAATTGATGTTTGATAAGGAGGTACTTAAAAAAGGTGTTATTTCTGATTTTGATGGAGCGCAATGGCATTCCCTTAAAATAACATTTCAAAATAAAGAAATAGAAGCTTTTGTAGATGAAGTTTCGGTGGTAAACGTATCACATCAAAAGACCAAGGGCTATGTTATGCTTGTGAGTTCTTACGATGAAAACCTATTTGATAATTTAGAAATTACCACAAATAATAAATAATAATTCTAACGATATTTAAATAATAACAAGAATGAGAAATAGATTGTTAATTTCTATAAGTTTAATATGTACGCTGTTTATTTTGAGTTGTAAATCTGATAATTCAGAAATACTTGAAGTGAATGATTTGCGTTGCGAATACCGCATAAATCCTTTAGGTATAGATAATACTGCGCCAAGATTAAGTTGGAAGTTAGTTGATCAATATCAAAAAAGAGGACAAAAACAAACAGCATTTCAAATACTTGTTGCGAGTAGTTTAGATAATTTGAACAATAATATTGGCGATTTATGGGATTCTGGTAAAACGGAAACCAATGCGTCTGTAAATAATGTTTACGCGGGTAAAAAATTAGCATCTAACCAAGCCTGTTTTTGGAAAGTAAAAGTTTGGGATGCTGCAAACAAGGAATCTAATTGGAGTGATTCTGGTAAATTTTCAATGGGACTTTTAAAATCAGAAGATTGGAAAGGGGATTGGATTTACAAAGCAGATCAAAAAAAGACCGATCATAACTGGTATAGAAAAACGTTTACACTTTCAGAAAATGCTACTTCGGCTTTTGTACACGTAGGATCTTTTGGTTATCATGAATTGTATGTAAATGGAGAAAAAATAACAGAAAATGTAATGAATCCTGTGGCATCTTATATGAAAAAAAGGATTCCTTATTTAACGTATGATATTGCTGATAAATTAAAAAAAGGAAACAATGTTATTGCGGTATGGCACGCTGCTGGTTGGGCACGTTGGACACGTATTCGAGAATATAGAATGGTTCCGTTTGTATTTAAAGCACAAGCCGAAATTGTTGCAGGAGGAGAAAATATTACTTTAAAAACAGATGAAACTTGGAAAACTAAAAAAAGTAATTCTGAATATTATGGAGATTGGGATATTCTGCGTTTTGGAGGTGAAACGATTGATGATAGCAAAAGAGAAGACGATTGGAATACTGCACAATATAATGACAGCAATTGGATGAATGCAAGTGTGTACGATTATGAAGTTTTAAATGCTAAAATACCTGAAGGTAACAATATAAGTTTTGCCTTAAACAGTAATAAAAACAGAGAAGTTCGTGCGTTGTATAGCCCAATAAAAGCTGAGTTAAGCGCTCAAATGGTAGAGCCTCAAGTAAAATTTAAGACCATAAAAGCTATTGGGGTTGCTAAAAATGATGATGGAACCTATCGTATTGATTTAGGAGAAAACTATACAGGTTTTTTTGAAATGGATTTGTATAATGGAAAGGAAGGTGATTCTATTTTGTTTGAAATTAGTGATCAGACCGAAAGAATTATGAATTGGAGTCAAAAAAGTAAATATATTTTTGGGAAATCAGGAAAAGGAAAGTTTTCCAACCGGTTTAATGTTGCAGGAGGACGTTGGGTTACCGTTTATGGGTTAAAATATGAACCTAAAATAGCAGATGCAAGAGGTTATGTTGTGACTAACAATCGTAAGCAAATCAGCAAATTTGAATCTTCAAGTGCGCAATTAAATCAAATTTATCAAGTTAATTTAAATACCTATTTAGCCAATACTATGGATGGTATTTTGGTCGATTGTCCACACCGTGAACGACGTGGTTGGGGAGAAGTTACTGTAGCTGCAATGTATGGTGATGCGTTGCCCAATTTTGAAAGTGGCGCGTATATGGATCAATATTTACAATATACTAGAGATGCACAATTTCCAGATGGTCAAACTAGAGCCGTATTAAATGAAGAAGATCGTCCGTTTTTAATGTGGAAAGCAAATAACCCACTAACAGTTTGGGAAACTTACAGAATGTTAGGCGATAAAAAAGTACTAGAAGATAATTACGTATCGATGCAAAAATGGATGACTTGGTTGTATGAGCATTCTAATTACAAAACTGGTGGTGCTTTAATAATTGGTGAACAAGGAAAAAGAGAAATGCCAGGTTTGGGAGATTGGTGTACGCCACGTGGTAATTTCTGGACAAGTAGTAATTCTCCAGACGCAGCACATTTTAACAATTGTTTATATGCTTTTATGTTAGAAAATGCGATGCATATTTCAGAGGCACTGAATAAAACTGAAGATGCGCTAGCTTATAAAAATAGATTGAAAGTGCAGCAAGAAGCTACCCATAAACTGTCTTACAATCCAGAAACGGGTAAATATTTAAAGGGGTATCAAGTAGATCAAGCTTTTGCACTTTTATCGGGAGTAACACCAGCATCAGAAAAAGAAAAAGCAGAGGCGCAATTGGTTAATAATGTGTTGTATGATTTTCCATATTACGATACAGGTAGTTCTGGGCAAGCCCTTTATACACGCTATTTTACAGAGTCTGGTGAGCGTATGGATTTAATTTATGAGTTGTTAAGAGACAAACACCATCCTAGTTATGGCTATTTTATAGAACAAGGTAAAACGGTATGGCCAGAGCGTTGGTCTGCGGTAGGAAATAGTCAAATTCACACTTGTTACACAGGTATTGGTGGGTATTTTATTAAAGGTTTTGGTGGAATTAGACCAAATCCGGAAAGTTTAGGAATGCAAAATATGATTATAAAACCAGCTCCTGTTGGCGATTTAACCTATGCCAATACAACATATGAATCGATGTATGGTAATGTGGTTGTTAATTGGACAAAGAAAGCAAACACAGCTACGTTTCATATTGAAGTTCCTGTAAATACAACAGCAAAAGTGTTTTTGCCAGCAATAAGTAAAGAGGTTATAAAAGAAAGCGGTGTTTTAGCTGAGAATACTGAAAACATAACCTATGTAGGAACAGAAAAAAATAAAGCTGTTGGTAATTATGTGATTTATAATGTTACCTCAGGAGTTTACAATTTTAAAGTAGATGAATTGCCTGTAACTCAATTTCCAGAACCGTTACAAAACACAGAGAATTTGGCAAAATTAGGTAGAATGAATGCATCCTCTATGTTTATTCAAACAGAAAAATTACCCGTTTTTGAAGCTTTTAGAGTGAATGATGAAGATGAAGAAACGCGTTGGTTGGCTACAGAAACCAAAAATCAATACCTAGAACTAGAGTGGGTAAAGCCACAAACATTTAATAAAATTATTATTGATGAATATGAGAATAATATTACCTCATATAAATTACAATACTGGGAAAATGGCAAATGGAAAGATCTTGTAAGTGATACCACTTGTGGTGCAAATAAAACGCATAAATTTGATGCTATTACTGCTACAAAATGTAGAATTTATATTATTGATGCTAAAAAAGCGCCGTCGATTTCAGAAATAAAAATATATCAATCTAATTAAAGAAAATGGTGGTCTTAAGATTTAGGTATTTTATCACTTTATGTTGTGTAGCCCTTTTTTGTGGTTGCACAGCGTCTCGTTCTTTAATTGCTAAAGATGTAGATGCATATAATTATTTGTCTAAAGTAAAACAAGAACTTTTAAAAAAGTGGCCAGATAATAAAACCATAAACATTGTATTTCACGGTCATAGTGTGCCGTCGGGGTATTTTAAAACACCAAATGTAAATACACTAGCTGCGTATCCGCATTTGGTTTTAGAAAAGTTAAAAGAAAAATATCCGTATGCGGTAATAAATACAATTGTAACAGGTATTGGTGGAGAAAACTCTGTAAAGGGTGTTGCTAGGTTTAAAAATACTGTTTTAAACCACAAACCAGATGTGCTTTTTATAGACTACGCTTTAAATGATAGACGTGTTGGTTTAGAAAAAGCTAAAAAAGCGTGGGAGTACATGATAGTAAAGGCATTAAAAAATGATATACTTGTTATATTATTAACACCTTCTCCAGACACGAGAGTTGATTATAATAACCCTGAAAACGAATTAAAACAGCTTACAAATCAAATTAGGTTACTAGCCAAAAAATATAATGTCGGTTTAGTAGATAGTTATAAAGCGTTCGAATTTCTTTATAGCGATTCAGAAGAACTAAAAAAATACATGGCACAAATAAATCATCCTAATAAAAAAGGACATGAGTTAATTGCTAATGAGATTATTAAATATTTTGAATAAAACAATACGAATACAACTAAATTAAACTAAAAAATATGAATAAAAAACTACTAAACTATTTCTTTTTAATTGTTACCACCATAACCGTAAACGCACAAGATTATCCTTTTAATTTACCAGATAACCTAGAGGCTACAGTTAATATAAATAGTGCCTCTACAGAAACGTATAATAATTTATTGTTAGGAACAAATATTCATCATTTTACGAGCACTACGGAAAAGAATTTTATAAAACTTTTTGATCCTATTACAGTACGGTTTCCACATGGTTTATGGTCTAATTGGTACGATTGGAGACGTGATGTAAGTCGTCTTTATGGAGAGGAGAAATTTGATTATAAGCAAGGAACTAATGGTAGTATTAAAAATGTAGAAGTTGGTTTACTTTCAACCATAAAAATATTTGATAGTGCGAACATAAAAGTAGGAATAGATGGCTTAACCGGTTTAAATACAGACAAAAAAACAGAAACGGGTAAAGGCTATGATATGATGTGGACTTTTAATATGAGTGCAGATGGTACAGATTTTAATAACGGAAGCCCTGAAAGTATATTAAGATATAATGATTTAATTAGTCGTGGATTTGAAGTAAAAGCGATTGAGATGGGTAACGAATGTTTTTACCCTGGACAAAGAAGTTCTATTATTCCTAATGCTGAAGATTATATTGCTAGAGCAAAATCGATGTCTGCAGCTTTAAAAGCACAAGATCCAGAAATAAGAGTTTCAATACCTTTACTAAGAAAAAGCAGTTGGGCTAACCCAAATTGGAACAAAGATTTAACAGCAGATTTATCTTATTTTGATGCAGTTTCGGTTCATACGTATGTTGGGTCAGATCCAGATAATGCAGCCGATAGTGATGAAGCCTATGGTACATCACTTATTGCTCGTAAACTTTTAGCAAGTTCAATAAATGATTATGCAAAAAAAGTAGCACCCAATAAACCTATTTGGTTAACAGAGTGGGGTGTAAAATCTGGTGGGCCAAATGCTGTATCTGCACTTGGTGCCATAGATTGTTTTTTATATATGAGTGAAAATCAAGATGTTTTTGAGCGTGCAAATTGGTTTAGTGTTAATGGCAAATTAAACACCATGTTAGTTTGGGAAAAATATACAGCGTCTAATGGAAAAATAAAAGATAGAATAAAATATCCTTTAGAGAAATCATTATTTGGGTCTGCTTATGAAATTACGCGCTCAGTATTAGAAAATAGTATATTAATAGATAGTGATGTGCAAGTAGCAAATCTTGTAGATGGCGTAAAAGCGGTAAGCGTAAGAGTTGTTAATAAAGATGATAAGACTATTGTTTTTGTTTTAAATCTTACAAATAAAGAAGTTCCTTTTACCGTAAATATAGATGGTGTTATATATGATAAAACATACAAACACAAAGCATTATCTTTTTCTAGTATGGACGAAGAAAGAGCTTTAGGCTTTGATGTAGATCCTTTAACATTAATTAATGAAGGGGATGAAAAAATTATGTTGCCTAAGTTTTCTATAAATACTATTGAGTTATCTAACACAATATTATCTAATAATAGCTATACAAAAAAGCCTATTATAGTGGTAAGCCCTAATCCAAATAAGGGTGAGTTTAAAATAAAAACTACAAATGCAGAGCAATCTCAATATAGAATCTATTCAATTACAGGGGGAGAAATTCAAAAAGGGCAATTTGTATCTGAAGAAACGATTCGATTAAAGAGTGACAAAAAGGGGATATATATTCTTAAAATAAAGAATAATAACAACATATCAATACATAAAATTATTGTTAATTAAATTAATCTAGATATATCTTCTGTTTAAATAAAATCAATGTATAATTTTAAAATGAATAAAATGAATCAATTAATAAAAATTATCACTTCTGTGTTATTTTGCCTAAGCTTTTTCTTTATAGAAGCCCAAGTAACGCTGTCTACAGATTTTACAGATAATAGTTATAAAAATGAACCTTTGCACAATATTTGGGATGTTGCCAATCGTATAAGTCCTACAAACGGATCTAACATAAGACCTGGTCTTAAAATGAATATTGTTAGAATGGTTGGTGGTATTAGAAAAGTTGTTAATGGGGTTTCTCAAAAAGATTTAGATTTCGATCCATGTCTTTACGATTCAATAAATAACACTTACGTTTATAGATGGGAACCACTTATTGAAAGACTTAATAAAGTGGTAAACTCTCAAACAGAGATTCTTCAAATAGCATTAGATCAACCGCCATGGGCTTTTCAGCATGGTTATACATTTATTCCAGAAGGAACTAGAGATAATATAAATTTCCGTGAAAACGAAAAGATGTCTATTTATGGGAACTCATTACCTCCTGCTAATAAACAAGCTTATCATGATTTTATAAAGGCTTTAATGACTAAATTAGTGGAAACCTATGGAGAAGATCAGGTTTTAAAATGGCGTTTTAGAGTAGGGTCTGAGATTGAAACACCAGATCATTGGTTTGGTACAAAACAAGATTTTATAGAGCATTTTGAAAATACCGAAAAAGCTATTAGATCCATATTACCTAATGCTATTATTGGGCTTCATACAAGAGCTCCAGGTTTTTTATTTAAAAACGGAACCGAATTAAATTATAAAGGAGAACCTTTTGCATCATTTTCTGACGATCTTATCGAGTATTCTTTTGATAATAATTTAAAATATGATTTTTGGGGAATATCAGATTATGTAATTATTGGCAATAGTTCTTTAAGAAACATGAAGGACAAATACGATCATCTTTTTGCAGGATTAGTAGATCACCCAAAATGGAATACAAATACCAAAATAGATTTGATGGAATATGCTACTACAACGACTATGAATGGAGCTGATGGTAAGGGGTTTATAAATAATGCAACCTCGCATGCAGAAATTGTAGAATTAGCTTTTTCTAATATTTTTTATAAAAATAAAGACAAAGGTTTAGAGTTTGTTTATAGATGGGGAAATGGATCGGGTACTCAAGATCCACCAGCTATAGCAACATTAAATACAATGAATGGTTTAACACATTATACTACTGAACAGTCAGGTTTGCCAAATACATCAACCAATGAATTAGATGCCATTTTTACTAAAAATGAAGAGACTGACGAGTATGATGCTTTGATTTATAATTATAACTCAAATACATTAGCTTATATGGACAATGAGGCTGTAAACCTTTCTTTTACTACCGACTTACCAGTAGGAACAACTTATTATTACCGAAGCTTATCGTACGGAGAAGACAATAATAAACTTCAAAACTTTTTAAAAGAAAATCCTAATACGGTTAAATCTGGTTTTAATAATAGAGGTGATGCAAGTCGTATATTAACAGAGGCAGGTTTAACAGCTTATAATTCATATGTAAATCCAAATCCGCATGAGTATAGTGAATGGACAGCTGTAGTAACTACATCTCGTACAGATGGTGGAAGTGGTTCTGTTATAGCTTTAAACACAGAACTACCGTCTTTTGCTTTTCAGAAATTTGAATTTAGATCGGATGCATTTTTTGTAAAACCTATAGCGCCAACGTCTGTAGTATGGACAACCACTGAAGATTTTTCACCTTGGGCTGCTGTAACTAGTGGGGTTGTAGTAAATGCAGATAATGATAAACTTAGCTTAAGTTTTTCTGATGGATTTGCTTTTCCAATGTCGGCTATTACAGGATTAAATATTAATTCAGAGCTTTTTGGAACATTAAGAATGGTTGTTAGAAATAGTACAGAAAAAAGTAATGTACAAATGGCCGCCAATGTGCCAGGTAGTGGGTTTTCGGCAAGTAGAAAAAAGATAACTATTCCTAATGATAATGAATGGAGAACAATTGATGTAGATCTTACTAATTGGGCTCTTTGGACAGGTACTATAACCGAATTTAAAATATACAATAGTGTAAAAACGGGAACCTTAGAAATAGATTCTATGGCGTTTATTCCTTTAGAAACGGCTTCTACATACAATATTACACTTACACAAGAAGGTAATGGATTGTTAAATTATACCAGTGGAACTGCTTTTTCCGGACAGGAGTTTAGTTTAAGTGCCATTGCTAACGAAGGTTGGGAATTTCAAAGCTGGACAGGAGATATAATAAGTACAGATAATCCGTTTAATTTAACAGTAAATTCAGATTTAAATATAAAAGCAGTTTTTATTAAAAAAACTTTATCTGTAAAAGAAAATTCGCTTAATAATATAGCGGTATATCCTAATCCTAGTAATGATGGTATTTTTACTATAAATACACCTCTAGATCAAAGTT
The nucleotide sequence above comes from Polaribacter butkevichii. Encoded proteins:
- a CDS encoding family 78 glycoside hydrolase catalytic domain, translating into MKNKLLSPFNSVFKVVIVTVFMLTIISCNSKTKSEVTPIDLKCEYRVDPLGIDNVQPRLSWKIIDKNKTRGQKQTGFQIIVANSIENLNANKGDVWDSGQVSDAQSVNNIYKGKALTSGQICYWKVRVWDASGSVSNWSEPAKFAMGLLNEKDWTGDWIYKNDQTKKDHNWYRKNVTLTDVPESGLIHVASFGYHEVYVNGEKVSNAVMNPVYSVMKKRLPYLTYDIKNHLKKGDNVIGIWHAAGWARWGRMVEYHDAPFVFKAQANISVAGNNLVLATDTTWKCKKSYSAYYGPWDILNFGGEVIDERLREDDWNKADYDDSNWANAVVFNQSDAKEIGKADIYLGLKGAKVVESTDNNPPTSKITATLSAQMVEPQVKFKEVKPIGVQKNSDGTYVVDMGENYTGFFEMNLFNGSEGDTVTFEISDQLGQTSSWQQRSMYIFDKSGKGHFTNRFNLAGGRWVTIQGINYKPELKDIKGYVITNDRKQISKFESSSELLNKIYKINLDTYIANTIDGILVDCPHRERRGWGEVTVAAMYGDALPNFESGAYMEQYAQFMQDAQADNGKMRAVINGDDFNFLMWMANSPITIWETYRMLGDKKLLNNHYPALKKWMNWLYEHSNYNTGGALKIGKQGSMAFPGLGDWCTPRGNFWTSSNSPESAHFNNCVYAFMLDAAKNIAEALDKDEDEKVFASRLEVQRKATHKELYNPETGKYGEGHQVNQAFALIAGITPESEKQKVYDNLVDQVLYKFPYYDTGSSGQALYTRYFTEYGERMDLIYELLQDKRHPSYGYFIEQGKTVWPERWSAVGGSQIHTCYTGIGGYFIKGFGGIRPDSETFGMKRFIVKPAPVGDLTYANTAYTSMYGDIAVNWKKTDNSAVFQVEVPVNTSAKIYIPATSSQDVLEGNVIAEDVDGINYIGTEKSDAVGNYVIYEVSSGVYNFNVTQLPKTTYPEPLNQQENLALIARMNASSMTIKSDKLPVFEAFRANDENTETHWKASGLEKEWLEIEWVKPVTFNTIVLKEIDKHITNYKIQYLKENQWVDLANGTSIGDLKTFNFETVTSKKCRLFITSAKNKPSVSEFEVYQK
- a CDS encoding family 78 glycoside hydrolase catalytic domain; protein product: MRNRLLISISLICTLFILSCKSDNSEILEVNDLRCEYRINPLGIDNTAPRLSWKLVDQYQKRGQKQTAFQILVASSLDNLNNNIGDLWDSGKTETNASVNNVYAGKKLASNQACFWKVKVWDAANKESNWSDSGKFSMGLLKSEDWKGDWIYKADQKKTDHNWYRKTFTLSENATSAFVHVGSFGYHELYVNGEKITENVMNPVASYMKKRIPYLTYDIADKLKKGNNVIAVWHAAGWARWTRIREYRMVPFVFKAQAEIVAGGENITLKTDETWKTKKSNSEYYGDWDILRFGGETIDDSKREDDWNTAQYNDSNWMNASVYDYEVLNAKIPEGNNISFALNSNKNREVRALYSPIKAELSAQMVEPQVKFKTIKAIGVAKNDDGTYRIDLGENYTGFFEMDLYNGKEGDSILFEISDQTERIMNWSQKSKYIFGKSGKGKFSNRFNVAGGRWVTVYGLKYEPKIADARGYVVTNNRKQISKFESSSAQLNQIYQVNLNTYLANTMDGILVDCPHRERRGWGEVTVAAMYGDALPNFESGAYMDQYLQYTRDAQFPDGQTRAVLNEEDRPFLMWKANNPLTVWETYRMLGDKKVLEDNYVSMQKWMTWLYEHSNYKTGGALIIGEQGKREMPGLGDWCTPRGNFWTSSNSPDAAHFNNCLYAFMLENAMHISEALNKTEDALAYKNRLKVQQEATHKLSYNPETGKYLKGYQVDQAFALLSGVTPASEKEKAEAQLVNNVLYDFPYYDTGSSGQALYTRYFTESGERMDLIYELLRDKHHPSYGYFIEQGKTVWPERWSAVGNSQIHTCYTGIGGYFIKGFGGIRPNPESLGMQNMIIKPAPVGDLTYANTTYESMYGNVVVNWTKKANTATFHIEVPVNTTAKVFLPAISKEVIKESGVLAENTENITYVGTEKNKAVGNYVIYNVTSGVYNFKVDELPVTQFPEPLQNTENLAKLGRMNASSMFIQTEKLPVFEAFRVNDEDEETRWLATETKNQYLELEWVKPQTFNKIIIDEYENNITSYKLQYWENGKWKDLVSDTTCGANKTHKFDAITATKCRIYIIDAKKAPSISEIKIYQSN
- a CDS encoding SGNH/GDSL hydrolase family protein translates to MVVLRFRYFITLCCVALFCGCTASRSLIAKDVDAYNYLSKVKQELLKKWPDNKTINIVFHGHSVPSGYFKTPNVNTLAAYPHLVLEKLKEKYPYAVINTIVTGIGGENSVKGVARFKNTVLNHKPDVLFIDYALNDRRVGLEKAKKAWEYMIVKALKNDILVILLTPSPDTRVDYNNPENELKQLTNQIRLLAKKYNVGLVDSYKAFEFLYSDSEELKKYMAQINHPNKKGHELIANEIIKYFE
- a CDS encoding T9SS type A sorting domain-containing protein, which translates into the protein MNKKLLNYFFLIVTTITVNAQDYPFNLPDNLEATVNINSASTETYNNLLLGTNIHHFTSTTEKNFIKLFDPITVRFPHGLWSNWYDWRRDVSRLYGEEKFDYKQGTNGSIKNVEVGLLSTIKIFDSANIKVGIDGLTGLNTDKKTETGKGYDMMWTFNMSADGTDFNNGSPESILRYNDLISRGFEVKAIEMGNECFYPGQRSSIIPNAEDYIARAKSMSAALKAQDPEIRVSIPLLRKSSWANPNWNKDLTADLSYFDAVSVHTYVGSDPDNAADSDEAYGTSLIARKLLASSINDYAKKVAPNKPIWLTEWGVKSGGPNAVSALGAIDCFLYMSENQDVFERANWFSVNGKLNTMLVWEKYTASNGKIKDRIKYPLEKSLFGSAYEITRSVLENSILIDSDVQVANLVDGVKAVSVRVVNKDDKTIVFVLNLTNKEVPFTVNIDGVIYDKTYKHKALSFSSMDEERALGFDVDPLTLINEGDEKIMLPKFSINTIELSNTILSNNSYTKKPIIVVSPNPNKGEFKIKTTNAEQSQYRIYSITGGEIQKGQFVSEETIRLKSDKKGIYILKIKNNNNISIHKIIVN